One genomic region from Yamadazyma tenuis chromosome 4, complete sequence encodes:
- the BRO1 gene encoding bck1-like resistance to osmotic shock (COG:U; EggNog:ENOG503NUGR): MKTYILSVPTKKYDEVNWVQPLDKYLQAIYGDSHEYQSDLTGFDKLRQDLKGVNADTTGLKLYFKYYSQLELLDLRIAFNQISSKKLNFTWHDAFQKSVNHKQHSLPFEKANILFNIASVLSKIGCKKYEEAHISGDLGSSDTFKEALQYFQQAAGVFEFISENFLHAPSDDLSQSTLLFLRRLMLAQSQEIFVLKVITSDLDQTKNSLIAKLCASASEHFLECHKMIDSSIGARESQSTSDFEIVGDDEDGDLERIVDPVYDPDSEKSSNKITVKLDILWTSLISFKSVYYKSLSYYFNGLQLESGNRFGNAIAYFTKSQDSLNQLSTITLKQLSNAGVNGVFEVLDNYKYQKDALSIKLAELNKENDLIYHEIIPSLVTLPEIKALDSTKVIPINQIAQLNEISDNNYVNFLKNVVPIDTHELLSYYSEEKSQFLRNEIDMVDVSNEELSSVLEYLKMPKAIVNLKQIIGDDQTESQTKGPTAIEPGIIEKANEIHRHHSADIANKAKIVETRKKIYALITEIESQTNNFSGSKYKDDTVNIKKSLYDATTPDDKLFALISVENSHLYNILGKGVNSQEFKGLFEVKGQEPSTFDKEISLLDIVDVPSKSTNEVQQQIKKIEDILYDLNVIKSNKLKLVETLKKEIHNDDISDIIVLNSKSKSINEIKSVIFPEELKKFDPYAQELDKLIENQKTFINNLKEEWASLSTNEKVKEIQSSKTFKETLMKDQMQRVNEFYNNWKTYSLGLNRGVEFYSKLLSFVQSMKRRITTEQEESLSDRFGGMNLQNTGQAQAPQQYNQSQIRPQASQYAQQPQYSGQHKNYQPPAPGRYSLPSGPNSLAASPHSQLSDGQYFPQPLLKRTSTSSSYDRPPPSLPPKQPQYSQPPQQQYTQPSQQQYSQPPQQYSNPNQGYPYQPQAPPQPPQQGSSSSLIYDQPSTYNPNMYNFFSKE, from the coding sequence atGAAAACATATATACTCTCAGTTCCTACCAAGAAGTACGACGAAGTTAATTGGGTTCAGCCGTTGGATAAATATTTACAAGCGATTTATGGGGACTCCCACGAGTACCAGCTGGACTTGACAGGCTTTGATAAGTTAAGACAAGATTTAAAAGGGGTTAATGCTGATACTACTGGTTTGAAGTTATATTTCAAGTACTACAGCCAGCTTGAACTCCTAGATTTGAGGATCGctttcaaccaaatcagTAGCAAAAAGCTCAACTTTACCTGGCATGATGCCTTTCAAAAATCAGTCAACCACAAGCAGCATTCTTTGCCATTTGAAAAAGCCAatattttgttcaacataGCTTCTGTTTTGAGCAAAATTGGGTGTAAGAAATACGAAGAAGCACATATCTCCGGTGACTTAGGCTCTAGTGATACTTTCAAAGAAGCTTTGCAATATTTCCAACAAGCAGCAGGTGTATTTGAGTTCATAAGCGAAAACTTTTTGCATGCTCCATCTGATGACTTGAGTCAGTCGACACTCCTATTCTTGAGGAGACTTATGTTAGCTCAGAGTCAGGAGatttttgttttgaaaGTAATTACAAGCGACTTGGATCAAACAAAAAACTCGTTGATTGCAAAACTCTGTGCCAGTGCTTCTGAACATTTCCTTGAGTGTCATAAGATGATAGACTCTTCTATTGGAGCTCGAGAGTCTCAGTCAACTTCGGACTTTGAGATTGTGggagatgatgaagacggAGATTTGGAAAGGATTGTAGACCCAGTTTATGATCCTGACTCTGAGAAAtcctccaacaaaatcaccgTGAAATTAGACATCTTGTGGACCTCTTTGATCTCTTTCAAGAGTGTTTATTACAAGTCTCTAAGCTATTATTTCAATGGGCTTCAACTTGAGTCAGGCAACAGATTCGGTAATGCAATCGCCTATTTCACCAAATCGCAGGATTCCTTGAATCAATTAAGTACAATCACCCTCAAGCAGCTTTCAAATGCAGGTGTCAATGGGGTTTTTGAAGTGTTGGACAATTACAAGTACCAAAAGGATGCTTTGTCCATCAAATTAGCtgaattgaacaaagagAATGATCTAATTTACCATGAAATAATTCCATCATTAGTGACTTTGCCAGAAATCAAAGCTCTTGATAGTACCAAGGTGATTCCTATAAATCAGATCGCTCAATTGAATGAGATAAGTGATAACAACTATGtcaattttttgaaaaatgtGGTTCCAATTGATACGCATGAATTATTGAGCTACTATTCAGAAGAGAAGTCTCAGTTTTTAAGAAACGAGATTGATATGGTTGATGTTTCAAATGAAGAATTATCCTCGGTGTTGGAATATTTAAAGATGCCAAAAGCTATTGTGAATTTAAAACAAATCATCGGTGATGACCAGACAGAATCACAAACAAAGGGTCCAACAGCTATTGAACCTGGTattattgaaaaagctAATGAAATCCATCGACATCACTCTGCAGATATCGCTAATAAGGCAAAAATAGTTGAaacaaggaagaaaatCTACGCTTTAATTACTGAAATTGAAAGCCAAACGAATAATTTCAGTGGTTCCAAATATAAGGATGATACTGTTAATATCAAAAAGTCATTATATGATGCCACGACTCCTGATGATAAACTTTTTGCTCTTATAAGCGTTGAGAACAGTCATTTGTATAATATACTTGGAAAGGGAGTAAACTCTCAGGAATTCAAGGGTCTTTTTGAAGTGAAAGGTCAGGAACCGTCAACTTTTGATAAGGAAATCAGCTTGCTTGATATAGTGGATGTACCTTCGAAGTCAACCaatgaagttcaacagCAAATAAAAAAAATTGAGGATATCTTATACGATTTGAATGTTATCAAATCCAATAAGCTTAAGCTTGTTGAAACCTTAAAGAAAGAAATTCACAATGACGACATTTCGGATATCATCGTCTTGAACAGCAAAAGCAAGTCCATCAACGAGATTAAAAGTGTTATTTTCCctgaagagttgaaaaagtttgATCCGTACGCCCAAGAGTTAGACAAGTTGATAGAAAATCAAAAGACATTCATTAATAATTTGAAAGAGGAATGGGCTTCTTTGTCTACCAATGAAAAAGTAAAGGAAATTCAATCTTCTAAGACGTTCAAAGAgactttgatgaaggaTCAAATGCAAAGAGTGAACGAGTTCTATAATAACTGGAAAACTTATagtttgggtttgaatAGAGGAGTTGAATTTTACTCCAAGCTTTTGAGTTTTGTCCAATCAATGAAAAGACGAATCACCACTGAACAAGAAGAGTCTTTGTCTGATAGATTTGGAGGTATGAACCTTCAAAATACCGGACAAGCACAAGCGCCTCAGCAGTATAACCAATCTCAAATTAGGCCACAAGCTTCTCAATACGCTCAACAGCCTCAATACTCTGGTCAGCATAAGAATTATCAACCTCCTGCTCCAGGTAGATATCTGCTACCTTCTGGACCAAATTCTTTGGCTGCAAGTCCACACTCGCAACTTTCTGATGGTCAATACTTCCCACAGCCATTATTAAAGCGGACACTGACCAGCTCCAGTTATGACCGTCCACCTCCTAGCTTGCCTCCCAAACAACCCCAATACTCTCAACCCccacaacaacaatacACCCAACCTTCTCAGCAACAATACAGTCAGCCTCCTCAACAATACTCCAACCCAAATCAAGGTTATCCCTACCAACCTCAAGCTCCACC